The following are encoded in a window of Sphaerisporangium siamense genomic DNA:
- the brxD gene encoding BREX system ATP-binding protein BrxD, whose product MNVSERRRREVIDALRRGTVPVAGLDLLAVGLDRFSAALSAELATAADGGSVFKAVRGEYGSGKTFFARWLGEQAKQSRLAVAEVQISETETPLHRLETVYRRLCDNLSTAEFPPSALRAIVDGWMFTLEEDSLASGVSEDDAEALEAAVGDLLERRLAEVSRAAPTFAAALRGYRTAVAAGDMATAEGVLAWLGGQPHVAASAKRAAGVRGDLDHFGALGFLQGLLTVLRDSGHPGLLLVLDEVETLQRVRSDVRDKALNALRQLVDEIDSGRFPGLYVLITGTPAFFEGHQGLQRLPPLASRLATDFTTDPRFDNPRAAQIRLPGFSPEALLELGGRVRDLYASGAADPSRVLTAVDDAYVADLARAVTGSLGGKAGVAPRVFLKKLVGDVLDRVDQFPDFDPRMHYALTIAGGELNEFERNAAAGGSTSPDEVELDLP is encoded by the coding sequence ATGAACGTGAGCGAACGCCGCCGCAGGGAGGTCATCGACGCGCTGCGCCGGGGAACGGTCCCCGTGGCCGGTCTCGACCTGCTCGCCGTCGGCCTGGACCGCTTCTCCGCCGCCCTGTCCGCCGAACTGGCCACCGCCGCCGACGGCGGGTCGGTGTTCAAGGCCGTGCGCGGCGAGTACGGGTCGGGGAAGACGTTCTTCGCCCGCTGGCTGGGCGAACAGGCGAAGCAGTCCCGGCTCGCCGTGGCCGAGGTGCAGATCTCTGAGACCGAGACGCCGCTGCACCGGCTGGAGACGGTGTACCGGCGGCTGTGCGACAACCTGAGCACGGCCGAGTTCCCGCCGAGCGCGCTGCGTGCCATCGTGGACGGCTGGATGTTCACCCTTGAGGAGGACTCGCTCGCCTCCGGGGTGTCCGAGGACGACGCCGAGGCGCTGGAGGCGGCGGTCGGCGACCTGCTGGAGCGGCGTCTGGCCGAGGTGAGCCGGGCCGCTCCGACGTTCGCCGCCGCCCTGCGCGGCTACCGTACGGCGGTCGCGGCCGGGGACATGGCGACGGCGGAAGGCGTGCTGGCCTGGCTCGGCGGGCAGCCGCACGTGGCCGCGTCCGCCAAGCGGGCGGCGGGCGTGCGCGGCGACCTCGACCACTTCGGGGCGCTCGGCTTCCTGCAAGGGCTGCTCACCGTCTTGCGGGACTCGGGCCATCCGGGGTTGTTACTGGTGCTGGACGAGGTCGAGACGCTGCAGCGGGTCCGCTCGGACGTGCGCGACAAGGCGCTCAACGCGCTGCGCCAGCTCGTCGACGAGATCGACTCGGGCCGCTTCCCCGGCCTGTACGTGCTCATCACCGGGACACCCGCGTTCTTCGAGGGACACCAGGGGCTGCAACGGCTTCCTCCGCTGGCCTCGCGGCTGGCCACCGACTTCACGACCGACCCGCGGTTCGACAACCCGCGCGCCGCGCAGATCCGCCTCCCCGGGTTCTCGCCCGAGGCGCTGCTCGAACTCGGCGGCCGGGTACGCGACCTGTACGCCTCCGGCGCGGCCGACCCGTCGCGCGTGCTGACCGCGGTGGACGACGCCTACGTGGCCGACCTGGCGCGGGCGGTCACCGGCTCGCTCGGCGGCAAGGCGGGGGTGGCACCCAGGGTCTTCCTGAAGAAGCTGGTCGGCGACGTGCTGGACCGGGTGGACCAGTTCCCCGACTTCGACCCCCGCATGCACTACGCCCTGACCATCGCGGGCGGGGAACTGAACGAGTTCGAGCGCAACGCCGCGGCGGGCGGATCGACCTCCCCGGACGAGGTGGAGCTGGACCTGCCGTGA
- a CDS encoding DEAD/DEAH box helicase — protein sequence MTGLHPVVEHHIVNTLGWPSLRPLQSAAVEPLAGGSDALLLAPTAAGKTEAAVFPLLSRMAASNWHGTSLVYVCPIKALLNNLLPRLEGYAAWLGRRVALWHGDVPTGTRRKILRERPDILLTTPESLESMLVSVNVDHREFFAGLRAIVVDEVHAFAGDDRGWHLLAVLERLTRVTGRPLQRVGLSATVGNPGELLRWLQGSGAGTRPAQVVAPDLNGNAPSVTPLGPSVRDAPQAPPPGDIRLDYVGTVSNAATVISSLHRSEKRLVFCDSKQLVEELGHALRARGVTTFLSHASLSADERRRSEQAFAEARDCVIVSTSTLELGIDVGDLDRVIQLNAPMTVASFLQRLGRTGRRPGTLRNCLFLALNEEALLHAAGLLLLWGRHWVEPVTPPPEPRHIAAQQVLALCLQEHRVGDRLWQEWWNGLGPFGATAAPIVSHLIDAGYLDRDGGMLFIGPEAERRFGHRHFMNLTAVFTAAPEFTVLAGRTEIGRTDPALLTEEIEGPRLLLLGGRTWRVTYIDWRRRRCFVEPSDGHGRARWNGVGIGGLSFAMVRAMRSVLLGADPPVQLTRRATERLAVLREEAVESVHPGGTVITRSPGGDVRWWTWAGFRANATLAATLAGVADPGQRVEDAFIRLREELTPDMWKAATGDAPERLCLPDVDEKALNGLKFSVALPHRLATATLAARLADLNGAASVLREPARFSML from the coding sequence GTGACCGGCCTGCACCCCGTCGTGGAGCACCACATCGTCAACACGCTGGGCTGGCCGTCCCTGCGTCCCCTGCAGAGCGCGGCGGTGGAGCCGCTCGCCGGCGGTTCGGACGCGCTGCTCCTCGCCCCCACCGCGGCGGGGAAGACCGAGGCCGCCGTCTTCCCTCTGCTGTCGCGCATGGCCGCGTCGAACTGGCACGGCACGTCCCTGGTGTACGTCTGCCCCATCAAGGCGCTGCTCAACAACCTGCTGCCCCGGCTGGAGGGGTACGCGGCGTGGCTCGGCAGGCGGGTCGCCCTGTGGCACGGCGACGTGCCCACGGGCACCCGTAGGAAGATCCTGCGCGAGCGACCGGACATCCTGCTGACCACGCCGGAATCGCTCGAATCCATGCTGGTCAGCGTCAACGTCGACCACCGGGAGTTCTTCGCCGGGCTCCGGGCCATCGTGGTGGACGAGGTGCACGCCTTCGCCGGCGACGACCGCGGCTGGCACCTGCTGGCGGTGCTCGAACGGCTGACCCGCGTCACGGGACGGCCGCTGCAACGCGTGGGACTCTCGGCGACGGTCGGCAATCCCGGCGAGCTGCTGCGCTGGTTGCAGGGCTCGGGGGCCGGCACGCGCCCCGCGCAGGTCGTCGCCCCCGACCTGAACGGGAACGCCCCGTCCGTGACGCCTCTCGGCCCCTCCGTCAGGGACGCACCTCAGGCTCCCCCACCTGGCGACATCCGGCTCGACTACGTCGGCACGGTGTCCAACGCGGCCACCGTCATCTCCTCCCTGCATCGCAGCGAGAAGCGGCTGGTGTTCTGCGACTCCAAACAACTCGTGGAGGAACTCGGGCACGCCCTGCGCGCCCGGGGAGTGACCACGTTCCTGTCCCACGCGTCGCTGTCTGCCGACGAGCGCCGCCGCTCGGAACAGGCGTTCGCCGAGGCCCGCGACTGCGTGATCGTCTCCACCTCCACCCTCGAACTCGGCATCGACGTCGGGGACCTCGACCGGGTGATCCAGCTCAACGCGCCCATGACGGTCGCCTCGTTCCTCCAGCGCCTCGGCCGTACCGGACGACGGCCCGGGACGCTGCGCAACTGCCTGTTCCTGGCACTGAACGAGGAGGCGCTGCTGCACGCGGCGGGCCTGCTGCTGCTGTGGGGCCGGCACTGGGTCGAGCCGGTCACCCCGCCGCCCGAACCCCGGCACATCGCCGCCCAGCAGGTGCTCGCGCTGTGCCTGCAGGAGCACCGGGTCGGCGACCGGCTCTGGCAGGAGTGGTGGAACGGGCTCGGCCCGTTCGGAGCCACCGCCGCGCCCATCGTGAGCCACCTGATCGACGCCGGATACCTCGACCGGGACGGCGGGATGCTGTTCATCGGGCCCGAGGCCGAGCGCAGGTTCGGCCACCGGCACTTCATGAACCTCACCGCCGTCTTCACCGCCGCACCGGAGTTCACCGTACTGGCGGGACGCACCGAGATCGGGCGCACCGACCCGGCCCTGCTGACCGAGGAGATCGAGGGGCCGCGTCTGCTCCTCCTAGGCGGCCGCACCTGGCGGGTCACCTACATCGACTGGCGGCGGCGGCGCTGCTTCGTCGAACCGTCGGACGGCCACGGCAGGGCCCGCTGGAACGGCGTCGGGATCGGCGGCCTGTCGTTCGCCATGGTCCGGGCGATGCGCTCGGTGCTCCTCGGCGCCGACCCTCCCGTCCAGCTCACCCGGCGTGCCACCGAGCGCCTCGCCGTCCTGCGCGAGGAGGCCGTCGAGTCGGTGCATCCGGGCGGTACGGTCATCACCCGCTCACCCGGCGGGGACGTCCGCTGGTGGACGTGGGCAGGCTTCCGGGCCAACGCGACCCTGGCCGCCACGCTGGCCGGAGTCGCCGACCCGGGGCAACGGGTGGAGGACGCCTTCATACGACTCCGGGAGGAACTCACCCCGGACATGTGGAAGGCCGCCACCGGGGACGCCCCGGAACGGCTCTGCCTGCCCGACGTGGACGAGAAGGCGCTGAACGGCCTGAAGTTCAGCGTCGCTCTCCCCCACCGTCTCGCCACCGCCACCCTGGCCGCCCGCCTCGCCGACCTGAACGGAGCGGCGTCCGTCCTGCGGGAACCAGCACGGTTCAGCATGTTGTGA
- a CDS encoding DUF2075 domain-containing protein, giving the protein MTAFRHSAEGLVKLASESLAERRLSERLAEHLRMTMGITPSQAERRSWDSSLPVLANDLVDAGLGAVEMMVEYQLPLTSQRADVVLAGVDRRTGEDAYVVVELKQWSQADLYEDDHKLVLVGGMSRPQLHPLLQVQGYCEYIADFAAVLGGDQQAVRGVAYLHNAADLDVRDLYDLVQDDHSRMFTKTRRGAFLEYLRDRFAPRPGAEAADRLLTTAVRPSKQLLKLAAAEIKDREQFKLLAEQRLAYELVMHHVEQARRSNSKEVVIVSGGPGSGKSVIALALLGELTRQGRAAFHATGSRSFTQTMRRYVGKGSKRVQSLFKYFNDFAKTEPNEFEVLICDEAHRIRENSSNRFTRRSDRTGRPQVNELIAAARVPVFLLDEHQVVRPGELGTVADIRKHAESLGLRVHEVSLDAQFRCGGSRTYENWVLGLLGLGGRTPEEWTGDDHFEVTLADSPHDLEALLRTKRDGDYSARMTAGYCWKWSEPKDGALVPDVRIGEWERPWNVKGDRAVGDAPASELWATEPGGFGQVGCVFTAQGFEYDWNGVIIGPDLVARDGKLITVRSASKDPALTRKVSDAEADRLIRNSYKVLLTRGMVGTAIYAVDPETKRYFDTMIQQPQTLGE; this is encoded by the coding sequence GTGACGGCGTTTCGGCATTCTGCCGAGGGTTTGGTCAAGCTCGCGTCGGAGTCGCTCGCGGAACGGCGGTTGAGTGAGCGTCTTGCCGAGCATCTGCGGATGACCATGGGAATCACGCCCTCGCAGGCCGAGCGCCGGTCGTGGGACAGCAGCCTTCCCGTGCTCGCGAACGATTTGGTCGACGCCGGGCTGGGCGCGGTCGAAATGATGGTCGAGTACCAGCTTCCCCTGACCAGCCAGCGAGCCGACGTGGTGCTCGCCGGCGTCGACCGCCGCACGGGCGAAGACGCCTATGTCGTCGTGGAGTTGAAGCAGTGGAGCCAGGCCGATCTCTACGAGGATGATCACAAACTGGTCCTCGTCGGGGGTATGTCCCGGCCCCAGCTGCACCCTTTGCTTCAGGTTCAGGGATACTGCGAGTACATCGCCGACTTCGCCGCCGTTCTGGGAGGCGACCAGCAGGCGGTCCGAGGTGTCGCCTACCTCCACAACGCCGCCGACCTTGATGTCCGTGACTTGTATGACCTCGTCCAGGACGATCACAGCCGGATGTTCACCAAGACCCGGCGGGGGGCGTTCCTCGAGTACCTCCGGGACCGGTTCGCTCCGCGGCCCGGCGCGGAGGCCGCCGACCGGCTGCTCACCACCGCTGTGCGTCCCTCCAAGCAGCTACTGAAGCTCGCCGCCGCGGAGATCAAGGACCGCGAGCAGTTCAAGCTGCTCGCGGAACAGCGCCTCGCGTACGAGCTCGTCATGCATCACGTGGAGCAGGCCCGTCGGTCGAACTCCAAGGAAGTCGTCATCGTGTCGGGCGGGCCCGGCAGCGGAAAGAGCGTCATCGCGTTGGCGCTGCTGGGCGAGCTGACGCGCCAGGGACGGGCGGCCTTCCACGCCACGGGGTCCAGGTCGTTCACGCAGACCATGCGCCGCTATGTCGGCAAGGGGTCGAAACGTGTGCAGTCCCTCTTCAAGTACTTCAACGACTTCGCGAAGACGGAGCCGAACGAATTCGAAGTGCTGATCTGTGACGAAGCACACCGGATCCGCGAGAACTCCTCGAACCGCTTCACGCGACGCAGCGACCGCACCGGCCGCCCCCAGGTGAATGAGCTGATCGCGGCCGCCCGCGTTCCGGTCTTTCTGCTGGACGAGCACCAGGTCGTACGTCCCGGAGAGCTCGGCACGGTCGCGGACATCAGGAAGCACGCCGAGTCCCTCGGGCTGCGGGTTCACGAGGTGTCGCTCGACGCGCAGTTCCGATGCGGAGGCAGCCGGACGTACGAGAACTGGGTGCTGGGGCTTCTGGGACTTGGCGGACGTACTCCGGAGGAATGGACGGGCGACGACCACTTCGAGGTCACTCTGGCCGACTCACCGCACGACTTGGAGGCGCTGCTGCGGACCAAGCGCGACGGTGACTACTCCGCTCGCATGACCGCCGGCTACTGCTGGAAGTGGAGCGAACCCAAGGATGGGGCGCTGGTCCCTGACGTGCGGATCGGCGAATGGGAACGTCCGTGGAACGTCAAGGGCGACCGAGCCGTCGGTGACGCCCCAGCGAGCGAGCTGTGGGCGACCGAGCCCGGCGGGTTCGGCCAGGTGGGCTGCGTCTTCACCGCCCAGGGCTTCGAGTACGACTGGAACGGTGTCATCATCGGCCCGGACCTCGTCGCCCGCGACGGCAAGCTGATCACGGTCCGCTCCGCGAGCAAGGACCCTGCGCTCACGAGGAAGGTCAGTGACGCGGAGGCGGACCGGCTGATCCGCAACAGTTACAAGGTGTTGCTCACCCGCGGCATGGTCGGCACCGCTATATACGCCGTGGACCCGGAGACCAAGCGGTACTTCGACACCATGATCCAACAGCCGCAGACACTCGGGGAGTGA
- a CDS encoding DUF2075 domain-containing protein, producing MALRCLYQGSTGELATALTREGFSDELKQRFRDVFWQEPSEREVRSWTNSIPSVVALLVEAGLEDVQVLLELKAPITDVRMDMVLVGTFPQSDLISVVVVENKQWSWIRPDAGMVRLSRDGMPQLHPANQVWGYLQVLHGYVPMLRDGRLCGIVNLHNAPAPMVDAVRPKVQCLEEVVQRWVAMYGAGDQRQEFKEVLRRQLSGRHATEQAELLLQAPVKPAEGLMTHVARCVRERTVFPLLDEQREAYDYVRHLVAASKQGVRKEIVVIVGGPGTGKSVIAVELLGTLTRQKVHALHATGSRSFTRTLWKYAGLPGRQRGVFTYFNAFSDATPNDVDVIIADEAHRIRRTSRDRMDERDPREPPPQIDELIHAARVPVFLLDEHQVVRRGEVGSLELIRNRARHLGCGIREINLSHQFRCAGSPEYIHWVERLLMLAPNTGRPMWQPLKNFTLYVARTPLAMENYLKARVAENHKARIAAGFCWPWNKPNTDGGLPCDVVIGDWRRPWNSKAEDYVNGVPPSPLWATDPAGFGQIGCIYSAQGFEYDYAGVIFGPDLMWRNGWRTERRHNRDPDQINADDFHTVIRNTYRVLSTRGMRGTVLHSVDPDTNQLLIDLGVPPLED from the coding sequence GTGGCGTTGCGGTGCCTTTACCAGGGCAGTACCGGCGAGCTTGCCACCGCGCTCACCCGCGAAGGCTTCAGTGACGAACTGAAGCAACGCTTCCGAGACGTCTTCTGGCAGGAGCCGTCCGAGCGAGAAGTCCGCTCCTGGACCAACAGCATTCCAAGCGTGGTCGCCCTGCTTGTTGAGGCCGGCCTCGAGGACGTACAGGTGCTCCTGGAGTTGAAGGCTCCGATCACCGACGTGCGTATGGACATGGTTCTCGTCGGCACCTTCCCGCAATCGGACCTCATATCGGTCGTGGTGGTGGAGAACAAGCAGTGGTCCTGGATTCGGCCAGATGCCGGAATGGTGCGGCTGAGCAGGGACGGGATGCCGCAACTACATCCGGCCAACCAGGTATGGGGCTACCTGCAGGTGCTGCACGGCTACGTCCCTATGCTCCGCGACGGGAGACTGTGCGGCATCGTTAACCTGCACAATGCCCCCGCACCTATGGTCGACGCCGTCAGGCCCAAAGTGCAGTGCTTGGAGGAGGTGGTGCAGCGGTGGGTGGCGATGTATGGCGCGGGAGATCAGCGCCAGGAGTTCAAGGAGGTGCTTCGCCGGCAACTGTCGGGCAGACATGCCACGGAGCAGGCCGAACTCCTGCTGCAGGCGCCGGTCAAGCCCGCCGAAGGCCTCATGACGCACGTCGCCCGGTGCGTGCGCGAACGTACGGTATTCCCGCTGCTGGATGAGCAGCGGGAGGCCTATGACTACGTCCGCCACCTGGTGGCCGCGAGCAAGCAGGGCGTGCGTAAGGAGATCGTTGTCATTGTCGGTGGTCCTGGCACCGGCAAGAGTGTGATCGCCGTAGAACTGCTCGGCACACTGACCCGTCAGAAGGTGCACGCCCTCCATGCGACCGGCAGCCGATCCTTCACTCGGACCCTGTGGAAGTATGCGGGCCTGCCCGGCAGGCAGCGAGGAGTCTTCACCTACTTCAACGCCTTCTCCGACGCCACCCCCAACGATGTCGATGTGATCATCGCGGACGAGGCACACCGCATCCGCAGAACCTCGCGTGACCGTATGGATGAGAGGGATCCGCGCGAGCCCCCGCCGCAGATCGACGAGCTGATCCACGCCGCCCGCGTGCCGGTGTTCTTGCTCGACGAGCACCAAGTCGTGCGCCGCGGCGAAGTCGGATCTCTTGAGCTCATCCGTAACAGGGCCAGACATCTGGGGTGCGGAATCCGCGAAATCAACCTGAGTCACCAGTTCCGTTGTGCCGGCTCACCGGAGTACATCCACTGGGTGGAGCGTTTGCTCATGCTCGCCCCCAACACGGGGCGGCCCATGTGGCAACCACTGAAGAACTTCACGCTGTACGTCGCTCGTACCCCGCTGGCGATGGAGAACTACCTCAAGGCACGGGTGGCAGAGAATCACAAGGCCCGGATAGCGGCAGGCTTCTGCTGGCCGTGGAACAAGCCGAACACCGACGGGGGTCTGCCGTGCGACGTGGTCATCGGAGATTGGCGGCGGCCGTGGAACTCGAAGGCCGAAGACTACGTCAACGGTGTGCCGCCATCTCCCTTATGGGCCACCGACCCGGCCGGCTTCGGCCAGATAGGCTGCATCTACAGCGCCCAGGGGTTCGAATACGACTACGCCGGAGTCATCTTCGGCCCTGACCTGATGTGGCGGAACGGGTGGCGGACCGAACGCCGTCATAACAGGGACCCGGACCAGATCAACGCCGATGACTTTCACACGGTCATCCGCAACACCTACCGAGTACTGTCAACTCGCGGGATGCGAGGCACCGTCCTCCACTCCGTCGATCCCGACACCAACCAACTGCTGATCGATTTGGGTGTCCCCCCCTTGGAGGACTGA
- a CDS encoding DUF3883 domain-containing protein — translation MSESSFLMVHVSQTAAGQDNLSFGLETRTWGFPNPLENYAGTKMDFVILGTGAPPRVGLEIWLRNRINLYVCQAVGDLYEGTAPHWPDEIEDQHVKYPTRFGIEPLATLVDVPLGPTGPLPEAASDAIRRSGVDRGNGKPVRFDPEQLFKLMGVTPRRTSAGAAVIPLSRTRFVPPPVQPKRPRGSIHGTGAGRQIDPRKRQAIERHAVDLAIRHYEQAGWTVEEIGKPYDLRLTKPGAERHVEVKGTTGAPTSVELTANEVRHAREFPDVDLFVVSDITVKGSPPDFTTSGGNVTLVPNWEPAEEDLRPTRFEYRIPS, via the coding sequence ATGTCCGAATCTTCTTTCCTCATGGTGCATGTGAGCCAGACTGCTGCAGGGCAGGACAATCTTTCCTTCGGACTCGAGACTCGGACCTGGGGATTTCCGAACCCTCTTGAGAACTATGCGGGCACCAAGATGGACTTCGTCATCCTCGGAACGGGCGCACCTCCGCGGGTGGGCCTCGAGATCTGGCTGCGCAACAGGATCAACCTGTATGTGTGCCAAGCAGTCGGAGACCTCTATGAGGGCACGGCTCCGCACTGGCCCGACGAGATAGAAGACCAGCACGTCAAATACCCGACGCGCTTCGGCATCGAACCGCTCGCCACGCTGGTCGACGTCCCCCTTGGCCCCACCGGCCCATTGCCCGAAGCGGCAAGCGACGCGATCCGCCGGTCAGGTGTCGATCGCGGCAACGGCAAGCCAGTCCGCTTCGATCCCGAGCAGCTGTTCAAACTCATGGGCGTCACTCCCAGGCGCACTTCCGCCGGTGCTGCGGTCATCCCGTTGAGCCGAACTCGCTTTGTCCCACCACCAGTACAACCCAAGCGACCGCGCGGATCCATACACGGTACGGGCGCAGGACGGCAGATCGACCCGCGCAAGCGCCAGGCCATCGAGCGCCACGCGGTTGATCTGGCGATACGGCACTACGAGCAGGCCGGTTGGACAGTGGAGGAGATCGGCAAGCCCTACGACCTTCGCCTGACCAAACCCGGCGCCGAACGGCACGTGGAGGTCAAGGGCACCACGGGCGCCCCCACGTCCGTGGAGTTGACGGCCAATGAAGTCCGCCACGCCCGTGAGTTCCCCGATGTCGACCTGTTCGTGGTCAGCGACATCACCGTCAAGGGCTCTCCCCCTGACTTCACCACCAGCGGCGGCAATGTCACTTTGGTACCCAACTGGGAACCTGCTGAAGAAGACCTACGGCCCACCCGTTTCGAGTACCGCATCCCCTCATGA